The sequence CATGCGgaattgctttggatttcctcaaaagctcgtatttttgaaaattttgacaacttgccaaaactttgactgaaaattacgaaaaacctaaaatttttggagtgtattattatgatattcggttgtttcgGGTAATTTTAAGtacatttagacaaaatccccactggcgctattCCACCTTTAAGTTAAAAAgagttgtgaatttttttgcaatgtttcATCACGATAGGTTTTGGGAGCTATTATGAGTATTTTGAGGCAATACAAAAACGTTTCTATACTCCACTTTTGTTTACAAATTATCAACTACATAtcagttgaaagttttgaacaattaGCTGGCTGagaaatcaaacaatttcaagCCTTCAAAAGATACCAGGTCCAAATTGTAAATATCTCCTATTTAGGCAAAAAAGTGCCATTGAAAAGTACCTGTACTTTCTCCATGAAAGAATCGAATTGATTTACAGACATTTTCCAATATCTCCTCCGATGTTCGTCATTCAGCCGatcttctgaaattattagaACGTTTTCTTTGCAATTCCCACACTGGTAGGTAcaggaaaaaacaaatatcGCCGGATTGGCAGTTTATTTTTCTAGCGATTCGCCAGCccgaaaatgtttgatttaaaTGGTCGTCACGTTTTACGAGAAAAGAGGGCGAAAAATGGAGAGAGATGGAAAGTGATAATTCTTATCGAGAGCACTCAATGCCAAAAACTATTCGGTCTGTTTACAACTTTTAACACGGCGCGAGAAAGCTATGCAAACGCTGaatcaatacaaaaatttcaatcacaCTCAcccatttgtttttgaaatgtacaAGACGTGTTGATAGTGAACTTGGGACACTCTGATAAACCGAATCTTCGTAAAAGAGGCTCGAAAGTTCTGGAGCCGTCGGACGCTGTGATGAACACAACAATACTGTTGCGTACATGTTCTGGAAGATTGGAGAGAACCTGGAAATGTGAAAGTAGGATCTGAAGTCAAGTTCTAGATACCTGTTGCAGTTCGTCTTCTTCGTGCATGCTCATTCTGTGCAACTGTGAGAACACAATTGCAATAACGTCCAGTCTCATCTTCCAATTGTTAAGAAGCCATTTATGTATTAAAGATGGCGAATCGAAACCatcactgaaatttaattattattgtatttttttaatccaagttgtatattttttgtacTGTAAAAATTACTGTCTTAAgagttttctgcatttttcgtaAAGTTAgtggttaaaaaattttgaaatacattgcaataaacaattgaaatacattatgtattttttttaatttagtagATTAACCAAAGTAGACAGATATTATCATCATAAAAGCTCCTAACAGAGGAGGATTTTACAAGTTCTGgctaaatttgtaaaaagaaaCACCCGTCGTACGGCTATTTAAACTACTAGGATCATTTATCTGGAAGGAATAAAATGATTATcacgtatttaaaaaaaaacaaaatagtataagattttcaataaagtgttaaaaaacacacaaaaaaatggCTGAGAAAATGCAAAACGTAAGCTATGCTCCTATTATGAAATCttcaacaattaaaatttttgcaattttagaattttgaacaGAAGAGTTGCCGATAATTTAAATCATATAATTTCGAAATAATGAATTCAAAACCTATAGAAATCTAAAAGTAAGGTCCCTAGAAACCCCAAAAACTATTGAACACCTTATAAAACAAGAAGAGTTCTTTTTAGTCCTGTTTACATTTACTTTGATTTACGACCAGATAACAAGTCGAGATTTTACGACCTGTTGTTGGCCTAATGGTAGAAGACAGTGGTTAAATGACATGGACCTCTCCATCGCCACAGCAAAATTGTACATTTGATTATGACTGCTATGAGGGACTTAGAGGGACGGTCCTTTTGTTCCCAATAAGAGCCTACATTCAATAGTACATTAAATACATAACTGGGTTTGAACATTTGACACTGCTCtaagtttcaagaaaatggtAAAGTTTTGGCcaatttagttttaatttaattttaatttgtacCAGAAACCCAAAGTCGGTAGATATCCTATTTCTTGTTTTAACATTAATTCTAAGAATAATTTATTATGCTCATTGGAATTTGCaacttttatgattttttcccaattttgaaaaaaaaacctactatGTATCTCCACACGCGATCATATCCAGAATTACAGGACGAACCGACATTTTTGTTTCGTTAAAAATATAGCACTGTACAGGTTTTGTAGGAGTTTCCGAGTTGAATTTCTGCAATTCAATACTTACTTTTTCATATTACAATTGTAATACTTCATTGGAAATGTGAAATCTCCTTTGATCCATTGAATCCACTccataaaaataattacacaaaaaatcgataagttCTGACTTTTGAGAACTTGTTGGTCCTAACAATAAGACTACCCGGTTTTCGCGTTCTTcgttgtctgaaaaaaaaaacagtaaaattctCAAGATAATTAAGACTCCAACCTTCCTTCGCCGAGACAAATACAGTCCTAACATCCTTCTGTTCGAGAGCTTCACCCACAAATTTCGAGTCTGGGGAGATCATGTCCTCGAGCAGAGGAGTATCGGAAAGTGCTCTACAAGTTTTGATCAGTTATTTGAGTTGGGATGTGTTGCGGCGTACAAAATGTATAAtatgcaaaatgtttgttttggTCATCGCAGTTTAGTTAAACTTTCATGAAGTGTAAGGTTTCGATTTGAACTgcaatagtttttgaatagGGCAAAAAGAAATTGTAGGGTTTAAAATACTATTAACCAGAACACAAAATTTAACCCTTGAAATAAGCAGTTTTTTACCCTGCACTTATTAATTTAACAAGAGAGCATTCGGATAACTTATATATTGTCAACAACACTACAAAAAACATTCGAGAAAAGatgaaaacaaattgttttaaaaaaacttttttgaaacatcggagaaaaatataatttctacgtttgaattttgagaaaattttaaaaaatcgccaaaaaataatatttgccATAATACTAAATCTGGCTGAgatcttaaaattattttcagaaagtactAAAAATCTGCAACAaatctgctgaaaaattgagaaaaaggaTTGTCGCCGTCAAACGACCTTacttgaagttttgaaaaatctatttttctccTAATAATTATATTTCCTTTTCTAACGCAAATTCTGGGATACCTAATTAAATTGTGATGATATTCTCTAAAGAACTGAAAACCTGCACTAAAACTATTataaaagaaacatttttaattatgcAGAGATAATATGGTGATGCAAgttattattttataaattgagTCGTCAGTTAAAAAGGGGATGAACTAATCTCAACGTCAGTTAGAAAGaacatattttaaagtttcaaaaaaaaactaatgtagaaaaaatcgaacatttcaTTTTGCACAAACACGTTGAGTCACAAATGTGGGGTTGCCGAGCTGTGAAAGTGCACACgcaaagaaacaaaaactgtTCTTATCATCAAAACCAatgataattattttattcctATTCTACCGCTTATGTTTTTAAGTATAACGGTACTAGATCAGAATCAAAGACCTGTTGCGAAACTGTATGTTAGGGCACTTAAAACATCTTCAGCTAGCACTaaaattccaggaaattttcgatttaacCATGTTTGTATTGTATTCCTCACTGCGAATTCCACCACACTGATAACTCATTCCTGTCAACACACGTACACACATACCTGATCATTTTATAGCCGAATACTTTCCGTTAGGTTGGCTGTAAATCAGCGTTGAGAAGTCATAAATCGGTTATGGTCTTGACgtaaaagtgagaaaaatgatACATGATGATGGGTGATAATAGTGATAATAGAGGAGAAGAGAACATATCATATTTGGTAGTAGGATTGAaacctgttttttttgttcgataaCCTCCAGCAGCTACACGATTCATATAATTATTACGCCATTGCAGTGTATAAGGTGTACATGTATGGGTGTCCTTGTCACCACTTTTTGATCGAACGCTTCCCAAATTGAATGGTGAAACGGTACAGTGAAAGCAATAAAGTGTGAAGTACAGCTTGTTAAGAATGTTCTGCAAGACTTGTTTAATAATTATAGTTAcaaactcaaaaacttttgaaaaaatattatggtGGACACTCAGccaaataactgaaaaattgactacTAGCTCGAAAAcgataataaattaaaaaaaaaactattgtatGTAggatatagaaaatttttcacgGAGGTTATCTTTTTCACAGTTATGAATAAACTTATTGTTTAGACACTCACACCAGTGAGCATATTTGCATTTTAGTTAAATGCGAgggggcagatagctcagtcggtagtggtggccgctagcagtctggaggtcacgagttcaagtccggcctcaccccctaggtttacccagcctctattgggaagtggagcaatccacgacaggattatcggccacagtccccggctaggacgtggcttaaattacagcccagagggatcaccaccaggcagtgtacctgaatcccagatccgcagtgcatagcacttgaagaacggatcgtcctttaatttttttttttaattacctCGCGAAACTTACAATTTCCTATTTTCGTTTTTACCTTTCTGCTgggttttgacattttcacgacagggtttttgagaaaaatcaaggGAAATGAGAAACGAGGGTAGTAAATCGTGATCCACGCGCAAATTACATAAATactaaataaaaaactctcaaaaatagtttatgAACTCGcggcaacattttttgcatagTTGTGCCACTTAGTAGAAACACTGAAATTTATGTGCTATatcatttaaatattatttaacgACGTTACTATCATTGTACACGTTTCTCTCtctaagtaagtaagtaagtatcTAAGTATCTTAGAATGTTGGGTTGTGTCAACCGTATAGAAGAACTGAAGTATTTCTATGCCATGTGAAATATTTGAGCCCTAATTGCCTTCTCTGTGGAATTCACGTTTTGATGGTATTTGTTCatgaattattttgaatttttgtcatCCGAATGCCACAGTTATGTGTCAGACAGCATACTcgtagttttaaattttactagTCAAGTAGAACCATGCATCATTATGGTGGATAACTATCGTTTTTCTGAATTAGTGCAATTTATAAATtggaaacaattaaaacaatatcaaaacaatttatttaataCATCAGGGCAAAAtatcacatttaaaaaaacgtccAAAAACCCCCAACCAAACTCCAGGCAAAATTTAgcaatgatgatgatggtggaATGGATTccagtgatgatgatgatgatatggTTCCTCAATAACAACAACTGGTGGTGGCATTCCATACATTGGTGCAGCCATCATTGGTGCAACTGGAACTGGCATTGGAGCAACCATTGGAATTGGAGCAATTGGTGGAGCATATCCCATTGGTGGTGGGACATATCCGACTGGTGGTGGGTATGGGTACGAACCGTTGTAGGGGTTATAGGCCATGGCGAAGAAAGTCGAACTGAAAGTTGAGAAATGTCAAGAAAGTCAGAAAAGCGGCACGAAGAGGGTTAAGTAAACTGATAGGCAAggtattaaaaatgaaaatggagaaataaaAACGAGGCAAATGTCATGAGGCCAGTCAAGGTACTGATGGGAATAGGCTGATAGGTCGAGGTATTTTATATCGTTTTAGTATCAGCGGGAAGGAGAAACGCGTCACTTGATATGCAAATAGTGTGACACTTTTCCCGAATAAGTTTCTCCTATTCATCGATTTCGAAAATGAAGGTTCAATGAGTCATTGGAAGAATTGGAAGAATGACatatttagaaataaaaaaagcaataaaaataaacaaattctaaaaaagaaGATCTAATTAAAGAAATAAAAGTTGCCATATTGGAAGAAGTGACGTTAGTATTTGGCTCCCGTCAATATTGACTCAAAAACATCAGGAGCGAAAGCTATGTCGAAATAGAATTGAGgaacaattgttttatttctgtcaatttttcgTGCTTATGGGAATCACTCAAATACAAATCAATCTAGACGATTCCGGAATCAAAAGTCAAAAGCTTATCAGTAAGCGTACACAAAGCAATCAGTGGTCTTCAAACTTTTGGTAAATAGAGTTCGAGCCAAAGTAAATCAATTCATAGTACGTGCATAAAACACggatgaaaaatttgtaaggagatatatatatatggacACTTTGAACTTTggttcaaagtttggaaaaaagtttaacgcagtgtttttgttgaatacaAATGCACTTAAAtgataaattaatttgtttaaacCGAGAAATTAATGGtgaaaattatgtgaaaatgcccaaaaaaaaagactcatTTCatgttaatatttttatttctctaCAATTGCTGCTCTTTTCAGCACgaaatatatataattttagcTCAAGTCCTAATTTTGCCAAAGTTTTAGTGATTAGCAGAAATTCAGCCAATTGAGAATACATTCGCGCTAAAAATACCGATACCTTAACACAGTAGAGCCTTGTTTGATAGCCCGGGGCGaggttttttcagttttctattgTCCAAATTTTTAGTGTCTTTGTTTGTAGTGAAAAAGAAGACTAAAATCCGCGTTTCATGCTTACAACCAGGTCCCACACTCTGAGGAATTGGAGTGTTCACGAAGCAATCGCTACTGTATTTTTACAGTTAAAGTTAATTGGTCCCTAAACATTTCTTTGAATAAAAACGCAGTGCCAGGGACGTCCAATGCTTTACCAATTTCCGAAATAAATTGAGCTCCCAGGCTCACGGAGAAGTTAGTAAAAGTGGAGAGAATAGAGCTGTCAGAAATGGTGCTACTCCTCTCAAAAATTCATGTTAGTTCTGGTTAGAAAAAATGGCGAAGATCTGTCAGAATAATGAAAACAGGTAGCTTAATggccaaaatccaaaaaaaaaaaacggcgcCTTGAACTATTTCAAAACACATCACCACATTGTGTTTTTATGAATCATCCAGACAATTCAACTGAtctatgtgttttttttgtttgcactCAGGAAGAGGCTCTGACTAATGCAAACAACAATACGTCGGTGTGCTCTTTTTTTAATGCTTATCAGTGTTAAATGGGGGGTTTGTCCTCCGCCATGAcgcaatttctttttttatgtttctgGTGTTTAAATATcaccgaaaaatttcagttagaCATCAGTTCACCtttcttaatattttaatttttcattcttttcgTTTCCGTTCccgctctgaaaattattgtatatattattttgttctacttaaaatttttcattttagaatttaaGACAACATGTACGAAAACGGAGGTTACAACCCGTACGGACAACAGGGATTTGCTCCTCCACCAGTATTCGGTGGTCCAGGAGGCTATGCTCCGCCAACTGTTCATGTTCACAATAACGGAGGGCATCATCATGGGCACCATCACCATCACCATCATGGATTACTCCATGGTCTTGGACATGCTTTGACTGGAggacatcatcatcatcaccatcACGGTGGACATCATTTCGGACACCACCATCATCACCATGGGCATCACTAGTttataaactttgaaattcatCTGTAGATTTGTATAAATTGTATATTTAATTAtcttatgaaattttgatttgggTTTTGGGttatatttgttaaaaatttctaaaagaaTGTACATTTCCGCTCCGCTCCTAGAAActgaaattaacaaatttgaCAGATGTGCTGCTTCATAATTTCCACccatctgaaaagaaaaactgtGTTAAATGGAACCTATTGCGAAATTTTAAGCATACAATTAAGGTTTTctggttaaaaaaatgtttcagctAATATCCTAGATTTTCAAGATCATTTTTAATTGCGGAAAAGGcgtaacataatttttttttcgcatttatcaattttctataaacCTGTATATGTATTTCCGCTCAAAGCCTTTTTGATTTCCGAATATGTTTGCTATCAACACCAcctgattgtttttttttaaacaaattctaTAAATGCAGAAACTGTGTGTaatgctttaaaaaaccactttttcaattattgaCAAATCTAACAAAAGTCAAAATTATTGTCACTCGCGAAAAATTCttaaatagtttcaaaaaaccaaaaactgaaGAATAATTGTTTATGAGCATTAACTAGTTTTGacatcaaattaaaaatataataccgTACTGTGAATACCTGTTTTATGTCAATAAATAGATGAATAATGCTCTGTTCACAAAATcacatcaaaatttatttcaatgttTCGTTTTgaagttaaaggtggagtagcgccagtggggattttgtctggATGCATTTATAATTATCCCAAACAACccaatatcataataaaacactccaattttttttttgattttttataatatccggtcaaagttttggaaaattgccaaacttttgaaaattatgagcttttgaggaaattcgaagaaatgtcgcatgtttcgacccctataatgttttaatacaaataatttaaacaaaattaaaacataagaaatgccgaaaaaaaaattttttttggtcgacttccaaaattatgagtggcaaaactgagcaattgccactttttgatagttcaaaaattttttgaaaagttttatcatgatatttggtcattttggggcCATAGAAGTGGTATTTatcaatttccccactggcgctactccacctttaaaccaAACTTTCTCACAAAAGTACGAGCATTGTTAATGGGTGAGCAAGGTTTTGCAATTGTTTTTACACACTTGGAACATTCATGAAaacagaagttttcaaaaattttcctccATTAGTCTTGCATGTAAGAAtgcttttcaataatttcgtTGGGTGCAAGACTAGTTTTAGAATGCCATGTAACTTTGGAAAAGTGACCAATTTTCGCAGAAAACTAAACTTGATACCTTTTAAACAATGAAAATACATACTGTTCaatatttcataaattatttgaacattttgaagctTAATTCATCCAAAGTTGACAAAATTGTTGTTGTGGTTTGGCAAAGTACTGCTGATCTGGCAAAAAGACGGGTTCAATACTAATAAAGTAAATACGGTAAGTAATACATATGTTTTGCAAAAGTTATAAGAATTCACGTTTTATCAAAAGTTTTCTCATTTATTGTGCGAGATATCGCACTCTTTGCCCTTCCGACATAGCTCAGCTATTGTTTATTGTCTGATTGATATTGCAATATTGAGTTTGTTATTATTTAGAATCATCCCACGACATTCTTTTGTTATCTTATTGTTTGTCCGCCCCCGTCTATTGTATATAAGCTGCTTCCTCTGAGGAAGCGGCATCTGTCTCATAATAAAGGAGTTTTGCTCCAGCCAGCCTCCCAATTCAgtttatggtgcatcgacgaCCTATCGATTTCGGTGCCTTCTAAAAAGACCCGCGTGGCAGGCGGGACGCTGGCTGGGTTCCTAATATTCCATATTCCATTACTATTCGTGCTTCTGGTATTGCGGGCAGTTGGAGAAGATCCAAGTCGAGATGATGGCGCTAGAAAGGACTAGACCAACCAATGCAAACAGTGTCAAGATGACAGCTTTCGGAAAAATCGGAGCAAGCAGTTCAAACAGATGAAAGCAAAATCGAACGAATTCAACAAGATGATTGGATTGGTGAGCAGATCAACTCGGAGCAGTATCACTTCAAATGCTGTTCCAAACTGGAGACGCGCCAGCGGACGTGCAAAAATGCTGGGACAGACGAGTACCAGTAGTCACCAATGAATCTTGGTTCTCAGAATAACCAGAGTTATCGAAACACCAATTATTGTCCAATTAGATTAAGCCATATGTTGCCCAATGTTCCTGCGCGATGGTGTTCCTGGGTGTTATTCTATTTCTAAAGGGGCAATGTGGTTATTGACTAATTTGATGTTCCCTGCGCGATGTTTTCTTGTGGATAAAACTTTTGATCAATCCTttcataaattattattttattaggGCATTGACCACTATATACATGTTTGAAACGAGAAACTAAGGCGCAAATTTAtgatttattagtttttcgtCTGTTTGAGGATTTTCAAAGCGAGCGAATGTGGTTAGAGAAATTTGGTatattttaggccaaaaacagaaccaaaaacagttttcaaaatatcgaattttgagggaaaaacattcttaaatgtttttgttcttgatttttagtccaaaactttaaaaaacacatttttgtacTTCTGTTTCTTGTGCAATTTTATTCGTGACAGCTATGCAGTGAGCTTTGGACAATCGCAAATGAAACAGGTGGCTAGAGACGCCTGTTAAGCACCTGTTCTCTAGTTATGAGTAACTCGGAATTTACGTATGTTAttcgtcaatttttaaactgctATAAAATCACTGTTAGAAATTGTGTAGATAGTTGTTCTTCGCAGTTCTCATAGTCAGGaacagggctgtgcggcaaccggcaaccgaGTTGCCGTAAATTTtggggttcggcaacttcggcaattgccggttgccgaaaagttgaCGAAATATTGGCAATcgaaagttgccggttgccgaaaatttctgggttcggcaacttcggcaattgccggttgccaaaattttttgggttcggcaacttcggcgaAATtccggttgccgcacagccctggtcAGGAACACGAACTCCAAGCAAATGTGgagtaaaaaaacaatttcacttTATTCACAGTAAATTAACCGATCATTAGATCGTAATatgcttttttcaattttgcaaaacggaaaaaaaatgataattattTCTTAATTTCCGTGAGTGACAtcattttcaacattattgatttttcttaagTACccgtttcaaattgtttttaaaactttcaacttccaaaaaactgtttaCAAAACCATTAGTAAGTAGcattcaaaagttttacaaGCTTTCACattcgaaattccaaaaaaaagctttgTATCAGAAGTTATTGAACGTTTGACAAGTTGTGTGAGACAGTAGTGTTAAGAAGGAAACGGTTGCCACTTGGTAGCTGGCCCGCGGAGAGCTGAGTTGTTTGCGCGGAGGCCAGCTGTGTGTCGGCAAGATCAAAATGGTGTATGGTAAATATAATGTAGTGTATGTCTGAAATTTGTCTGGaaatctcaaacttttttcccatAGTATATAAATTTCTcatagaatctgaaaatacagGTAAGAAACCCCG comes from Caenorhabditis elegans chromosome X and encodes:
- the F22H10.3 gene encoding Spore coat protein (Confirmed by transcript evidence) is translated as MAYNPYNGSYPYPPPVGYVPPPMGYAPPIAPIPMVAPMPVPVAPMMAAPMYGMPPPVVVIEEPYHHHHHWNPFHHHHHC
- the F22H10.2 gene encoding VrrB protein (Confirmed by transcript evidence) codes for the protein MYENGGYNPYGQQGFAPPPVFGGPGGYAPPTVHVHNNGGHHHGHHHHHHHGLLHGLGHALTGGHHHHHHHGGHHFGHHHHHHGHH